A genomic region of Sphingobium sp. HWE2-09 contains the following coding sequences:
- a CDS encoding NTP transferase domain-containing protein, which produces MRGTTTAVLLAGRRDGATDPLALAAGVTHKCLAPVAGQPMLLHVVEALVANRRIGQVRVVIEDPALLAGLPPLRGLLHSGRLVGVAARPHLVDSILAGADGAAFPLLITTADNVLLTPDAVDEMLDGCAAQGADAAVAFTRRASVLAAHREGQRKFYAFADDSYSNCNTYWLRDRAALKMAETFRSGGQFVKHPGRIIGAFGLLNLIRFRFGIGTLEQAFARFSRRFRLTISPVILTDGAVAIDVDNSRSLGVATVLLEQRAMLAQAAE; this is translated from the coding sequence ATGCGCGGCACTACTACGGCGGTCCTGCTCGCCGGGCGGCGCGATGGCGCGACCGATCCGCTGGCGCTGGCCGCCGGGGTCACGCATAAATGCCTGGCCCCGGTGGCGGGCCAGCCGATGCTGTTGCATGTGGTCGAAGCGCTGGTCGCCAATCGCCGGATCGGGCAAGTACGTGTGGTGATCGAAGATCCCGCCTTGCTCGCGGGCCTGCCGCCGTTGCGCGGCCTGCTGCATAGCGGACGGCTGGTCGGCGTCGCGGCGCGGCCCCATCTAGTCGACAGCATCCTGGCCGGTGCCGATGGCGCGGCCTTCCCGCTGCTGATCACCACCGCCGACAATGTGCTGCTGACGCCGGATGCCGTGGATGAGATGCTGGACGGCTGCGCGGCGCAGGGGGCGGACGCCGCCGTCGCCTTCACCCGCCGCGCGTCGGTGCTGGCGGCCCATCGCGAAGGCCAGCGCAAATTCTACGCGTTCGCCGACGACAGCTATTCCAACTGCAACACCTATTGGCTGCGCGACCGCGCCGCGCTGAAGATGGCGGAAACCTTCCGCTCCGGCGGCCAGTTCGTGAAACATCCGGGGCGTATCATCGGCGCTTTCGGCCTGCTCAACCTCATCCGCTTCCGCTTCGGCATCGGCACGCTGGAACAGGCCTTCGCACGCTTTTCGCGCCGCTTTCGCCTGACCATCAGCCCGGTGATCCTGACCGATGGCGCGGTGGCGATCGACGTCGATAACAGCCGATCGCTTGGCGTCGCGACTGTCTTGCTGGAACAGCGCGCGATGCTCGCGCAGGCGGCGGAGTAG
- a CDS encoding sugar-transfer associated ATP-grasp domain-containing protein has translation MLTLRALPLRGENANALLRAYHDGLVRHWTPTQRLVGHMLAALGRGGWSSAERRYLDDAVRTQGISMKDRKGLHRLLNPGAFPLSINTLKNKQLFATVATGLPLPDACDPDAIDLDAWLDGQDDIIAKPSYQSKGQGVERFVRQGKAWRNGDVTLTTVQLAVSLRALWRRGGVIQQRLPTHAALADLSPGALPTLRIVTCLNEDGHPEICDMALRLSAGGPRPVDNFNAGNLVLAVDADGRCGPAWRSGGRQAPTRHSRHPSTGAPIEGVMLPDHAAAQRLAIRAHDRFRTGFTLIGWDIGLTAQGPVLIEGNWNPGTDILQLANGRGVADSRLGALYRHGLGRLTAADWRAARVVQRDRR, from the coding sequence TTGCTCACGCTGCGCGCGCTGCCGCTGCGCGGTGAGAACGCCAATGCCCTGCTGCGCGCCTATCATGACGGGCTTGTTCGCCACTGGACGCCGACGCAGCGTCTGGTCGGCCATATGCTCGCCGCACTGGGGCGGGGCGGATGGTCGTCGGCCGAACGGCGCTATCTGGACGATGCCGTGCGGACGCAGGGCATCAGCATGAAGGATCGCAAGGGGCTGCACCGTCTGCTCAACCCCGGCGCCTTTCCGCTATCTATTAATACATTGAAAAATAAGCAATTGTTTGCAACAGTGGCAACGGGTTTGCCGCTACCTGATGCCTGCGATCCCGACGCGATCGACCTCGACGCCTGGCTGGACGGGCAGGACGATATCATCGCCAAGCCCAGCTACCAGTCGAAGGGGCAGGGGGTGGAGCGTTTCGTCCGCCAGGGCAAGGCCTGGCGCAACGGCGATGTAACGCTCACAACTGTCCAACTCGCTGTCTCATTACGCGCGCTCTGGCGGCGGGGCGGCGTTATTCAGCAACGGCTGCCAACCCATGCGGCGCTGGCCGATCTGTCGCCAGGCGCGCTGCCGACGCTGCGCATCGTCACCTGCCTGAACGAGGATGGACACCCCGAAATCTGCGACATGGCGCTGCGCCTGTCGGCGGGTGGACCCCGGCCGGTCGATAATTTCAACGCAGGCAATCTGGTGCTGGCGGTCGATGCCGATGGCCGATGCGGCCCCGCCTGGCGCAGCGGCGGACGACAAGCCCCCACGCGCCACAGCCGCCATCCGTCGACCGGCGCACCGATTGAAGGCGTCATGCTGCCCGATCATGCGGCGGCACAGCGTCTCGCCATCCGGGCGCATGACCGGTTTCGCACCGGCTTCACCCTGATCGGCTGGGACATCGGCCTGACCGCGCAGGGACCGGTGCTGATCGAGGGGAATTGGAACCCCGGCACCGACATCCTGCAACTCGCCAATGGTCGGGGCGTGGCGGACAGTCGGCTGGGCGCGTTATATCGCCATGGGCTGGGCCGACTGACGGCCGCTGATTGGCGCGCCGCGCGGGTGGTGCAGCGGGACCGGCGGTGA
- a CDS encoding glycosyltransferase, translating to MKIALYVHALAATGVVRNIRLLAADFQECGHDVTVVTALPGGVGVDGVPHHALLPDDRGSRLLQKWRAMPRLHAWLRTARPDLLLSAGNHGHLTVLLGSRGMRGLRRVYRISNDLRRAAPGTPQGVVGAAGRSLMARLLVADADRLVLVSPTLADDMPALGRALADGRAIVIENGIDPAIAHARAAGPSPHPWFDTPVPVIVAIGRLAPQKNFATLLTAFAQLRRSGADARLIIIGDSRDNARQALLEQADALGVADDLLLPGNIDNVFPWLAQASAFALPSWWEGSPNVLLEAMALNRPVVASHSAGNAASVLAQGRHGLLVDPSDPTAMAAALRRQIDPSTAIAPGDRIDAYRLDAMLDRWATLLAAVARPRRRG from the coding sequence GTGAAGATCGCCCTCTATGTTCATGCGCTGGCGGCAACAGGCGTGGTGCGCAACATCCGCCTGCTGGCCGCCGATTTCCAGGAATGCGGCCATGATGTGACGGTGGTGACGGCACTACCCGGCGGCGTGGGCGTGGACGGCGTACCGCATCATGCGCTGCTGCCCGACGACCGCGGATCGCGCCTGTTACAGAAATGGCGGGCCATGCCGCGCCTTCATGCCTGGCTGCGTACCGCGCGGCCGGACCTGCTGCTGTCGGCCGGCAATCATGGGCATCTGACGGTGCTGCTGGGCAGTCGCGGGATGCGGGGGCTACGCCGCGTCTATCGCATCAGCAACGACCTGCGCCGCGCCGCGCCCGGGACGCCGCAGGGGGTGGTCGGCGCGGCCGGTCGATCGCTGATGGCCCGGTTGCTGGTGGCGGATGCCGACCGCCTGGTACTGGTATCCCCGACACTGGCGGACGACATGCCCGCTTTGGGGCGCGCGCTGGCCGATGGCCGGGCGATCGTCATCGAAAACGGGATCGACCCCGCCATCGCGCACGCCCGCGCCGCCGGGCCGTCGCCCCATCCCTGGTTCGATACGCCGGTGCCGGTGATCGTCGCCATCGGCCGATTGGCGCCGCAAAAGAACTTCGCCACATTATTGACCGCCTTCGCGCAATTGCGCCGGTCGGGCGCGGACGCCCGTCTTATCATCATCGGCGACAGTCGCGACAATGCGCGGCAAGCGCTGCTGGAACAGGCCGATGCGCTGGGCGTGGCCGATGACCTGCTGCTGCCCGGCAATATCGACAATGTCTTTCCCTGGCTGGCGCAGGCCAGCGCCTTCGCCCTGCCGTCCTGGTGGGAAGGGTCGCCCAACGTCCTGCTGGAGGCGATGGCGCTCAACCGGCCAGTGGTCGCGTCGCACAGCGCGGGAAATGCGGCTTCCGTCCTGGCGCAGGGGCGCCACGGCCTGCTGGTCGATCCATCGGACCCGACAGCGATGGCCGCAGCGTTGCGGCGCCAAATCGATCCATCGACCGCGATTGCTCCCGGCGACCGGATCGACGCCTATCGGCTGGACGCGATGCTGGATCGCTGGGCCACGCTGCTGGCAGCCGTTGCCCGTCCGCGTCGGAGGGGGTAA
- a CDS encoding phosphoribosyltransferase, with protein sequence MTSSDPQLHSISHACFIAYVETLADRIAADAWSPDLLVGIGRGGLVPTVYLSHRLDLPMLSVDYSGATPDRTHALFDDLAGRSRAGVRLLIIDDINDSGGTIGHIRRRLGEKGGDAAHVRFAMLLTNSRSEERVDYWAESIDRDTDKRWFVFPWEALASRQAIVDEALSVPDRLA encoded by the coding sequence ATGACATCTTCCGACCCGCAATTGCATTCGATCAGCCATGCATGCTTTATCGCTTATGTGGAGACGCTGGCCGACCGGATCGCGGCGGACGCCTGGTCGCCCGACCTGCTGGTGGGCATCGGGCGGGGCGGGCTGGTGCCGACGGTCTATCTGTCGCACCGGCTGGACCTTCCGATGCTGTCGGTCGATTATAGCGGCGCTACGCCCGACCGCACCCATGCCCTGTTCGATGACCTGGCGGGCCGAAGCAGGGCAGGCGTCCGGCTGCTGATCATCGACGATATCAACGACAGCGGCGGGACGATCGGCCATATTCGGCGCAGGTTGGGCGAGAAGGGCGGCGATGCTGCCCATGTCCGCTTCGCCATGCTGCTGACCAACAGTCGTTCGGAGGAGCGCGTGGACTATTGGGCGGAAAGCATCGATCGGGACACGGACAAACGCTGGTTCGTCTTTCCTTGGGAAGCCCTCGCCAGTCGGCAGGCGATCGTGGATGAGGCGCTGAGCGTGCCCGATCGCCTGGCCTGA
- a CDS encoding extracellular catalytic domain type 1 short-chain-length polyhydroxyalkanoate depolymerase, producing the protein MKNPFSTVLKANRMMRKGRPLSAALLWQRALMPAAPAAKKPRAARRKSTAKKAESAKRPAPGSFIEDDYSCAQGSLRYRLYTPVGSIRRRLPLIVMLHGCTQSAADFATGTDMNRLADELGFLVLYPEQSSRANANRCWNWHSPSHQAHGKGEAAVIAGLTRHVLDHSKGHAGRVYIAGISAGGAAAAIIAAAYPTLYVAVGVHSGVPMGTIGSVGDALSAMRGKASPSIGKTVPPLPMILFHGDSDRVVHPSNAGGFVNQLQRSSARPLNVVSEEGSVAGGRAFTRTLYRYGRGPVMLEEWTIHGSGHAWSGGKAGGSYTDPKGPDASRAMATFFLARRRAA; encoded by the coding sequence GTGAAGAACCCCTTTTCGACCGTCCTCAAGGCCAACCGGATGATGCGCAAGGGCCGTCCGCTGTCCGCCGCGCTGCTGTGGCAGCGCGCGCTGATGCCTGCCGCCCCCGCCGCCAAAAAACCGCGGGCGGCCAGGCGCAAAAGCACCGCCAAGAAGGCGGAGTCCGCCAAACGCCCTGCGCCGGGCAGCTTTATCGAGGATGATTATAGCTGCGCGCAGGGGTCGCTGCGCTACCGTCTTTATACGCCGGTCGGGTCGATACGCCGTCGCCTGCCGCTGATCGTGATGCTGCATGGCTGCACCCAGTCGGCCGCCGACTTCGCGACCGGGACGGACATGAACAGGCTGGCCGACGAACTGGGCTTCCTTGTGCTCTATCCCGAGCAATCGTCGCGCGCCAACGCCAATCGCTGCTGGAACTGGCACAGCCCGTCGCATCAGGCGCATGGTAAGGGCGAGGCGGCGGTCATTGCGGGCCTTACCCGCCACGTCCTGGACCACAGCAAAGGCCATGCCGGGCGCGTCTATATTGCCGGCATTTCTGCGGGGGGCGCGGCCGCCGCGATCATCGCCGCCGCCTATCCGACCCTATATGTCGCGGTCGGCGTGCATTCCGGCGTCCCGATGGGCACGATCGGTTCTGTCGGCGACGCGCTTTCGGCGATGCGTGGCAAGGCAAGCCCGTCCATCGGCAAGACCGTGCCGCCGCTGCCCATGATCCTGTTCCATGGCGATAGCGACCGGGTGGTGCACCCTTCCAACGCGGGTGGCTTCGTCAACCAGTTGCAGCGATCAAGCGCGCGGCCGCTCAACGTCGTATCGGAAGAGGGCAGCGTAGCGGGCGGGCGGGCCTTTACCCGCACCCTCTATCGCTATGGCCGTGGCCCCGTGATGCTGGAGGAATGGACCATCCATGGCAGCGGCCATGCCTGGTCGGGCGGCAAAGCGGGGGGTAGCTACACCGACCCCAAGGGGCCGGACGCGTCCCGCGCGATGGCGACCTTCTTTCTGGCGCGCCGCCGGGCGGCGTAA
- a CDS encoding N-formylglutamate amidohydrolase has product MAGRTADDILGPDDPAPFGVFNAAGASPFLLIGDHAGSAIPTPLGDLGLTAVDRGRHIAIDIGVYGMGHALAELLDAPFLHQHYSRLVIDCNRDPDLPDAIPALSDGSRIGGNEGLDAAVRAARIAAIHTPYHAAIAATIAQRQAAGRDTILLSLHSFTPVMGGIARPWEVGVLYWQGRTDFAQAMLAALREDATLTVGDNAPYQMDATDYTVPRHAFPHGLRYAEMEVRQDLIGDAAGQHEWAERLARTARTAAGLTGQGSNADCRDL; this is encoded by the coding sequence ATGGCCGGGCGCACGGCGGATGACATATTGGGTCCGGATGATCCGGCGCCGTTCGGCGTCTTCAACGCAGCAGGCGCGTCCCCGTTCCTGCTGATCGGCGACCATGCCGGATCGGCGATCCCGACGCCACTGGGCGATCTTGGCCTCACCGCCGTGGATCGGGGCCGCCATATCGCGATCGACATCGGCGTCTATGGCATGGGCCATGCGCTGGCCGAGCTGCTCGACGCGCCGTTCCTGCATCAACATTATTCGAGGCTGGTCATCGATTGCAACCGCGACCCTGACCTGCCGGACGCGATCCCGGCCCTGTCCGACGGCAGCCGGATCGGCGGCAACGAAGGGCTGGACGCCGCCGTCCGCGCCGCGCGGATCGCCGCGATCCATACGCCCTATCATGCCGCGATCGCTGCGACGATCGCCCAGCGGCAGGCAGCCGGTCGCGACACGATTTTGCTGTCGCTGCACAGCTTCACGCCCGTCATGGGCGGCATCGCCCGTCCATGGGAGGTGGGCGTCTTATACTGGCAGGGTCGGACGGATTTTGCCCAGGCGATGCTGGCCGCGCTGCGCGAAGACGCCACGCTGACGGTGGGGGACAATGCGCCCTATCAGATGGACGCCACCGATTATACGGTGCCGCGCCACGCCTTTCCGCACGGCCTGCGCTATGCCGAAATGGAGGTGCGGCAGGATCTGATCGGCGACGCGGCGGGCCAGCATGAATGGGCGGAGCGGCTGGCGCGGACCGCCCGAACCGCCGCCGGGCTGACGGGTCAGGGATCGAATGCCGACTGTCGCGACTTATAG
- a CDS encoding transglutaminase family protein: MPLLTIHHVTTYRYRQPVSLGEHRVMMRPREAFDQRLLSARLDIDPEPSGLRWLHDVFGNSVAIASFDRRASHLVVTSEATLEHAPLAQRQVDVEPYARLFPFTYASEDMPDLLRSIERQYHDPGRIVDNWARAFVRNDGNTETVDLLTRMATGIQRDFTYVPRHEKGTQTPIETLEKRQGTCRDFAVLMIEAVRALGFAARFVSGYVYNPSRTEDVVGGGNTHAWVRIFLPGSGWVEFDPTNGIIGNRGLIRVAVARDPYQALPLSGTWFGLPASFLAMDVTVNVRRADPGQFPTTGHGAINSRTVGVSGK, encoded by the coding sequence ATGCCGTTGCTGACGATCCATCATGTCACCACCTATCGCTATCGCCAGCCTGTATCCCTGGGTGAACATCGCGTCATGATGCGCCCGCGCGAGGCGTTTGACCAGCGCCTGCTGTCCGCCCGGCTCGATATCGACCCGGAACCCAGCGGGTTGCGCTGGCTGCACGACGTATTCGGCAATTCGGTGGCGATCGCTTCGTTCGACCGGCGCGCGTCCCATCTGGTCGTGACCAGCGAGGCGACGTTGGAACATGCGCCGCTGGCGCAGCGGCAGGTCGATGTCGAACCCTATGCCCGGCTGTTCCCCTTCACCTATGCGTCGGAGGATATGCCCGACCTGTTGCGGTCGATCGAGCGGCAATATCATGACCCGGGCCGGATCGTGGACAATTGGGCGCGCGCCTTCGTGCGCAACGACGGGAACACCGAAACGGTCGATCTGCTGACCCGGATGGCGACCGGCATTCAGCGCGACTTCACCTATGTGCCGCGCCATGAAAAGGGCACGCAAACGCCGATCGAGACGCTGGAAAAGCGACAGGGCACCTGCCGCGACTTCGCCGTGCTGATGATAGAGGCGGTACGGGCGCTGGGTTTTGCCGCGCGGTTCGTTTCAGGCTATGTCTATAATCCATCCCGGACCGAAGATGTGGTGGGCGGCGGTAACACCCATGCCTGGGTCCGAATATTCCTGCCGGGGTCGGGCTGGGTCGAATTCGATCCGACCAACGGCATCATCGGCAATCGTGGCCTGATACGGGTCGCCGTGGCGCGCGATCCCTACCAGGCATTGCCGCTGTCCGGCACCTGGTTTGGCCTGCCCGCCAGTTTCCTGGCGATGGACGTGACCGTGAACGTGCGGCGCGCCGATCCCGGGCAATTTCCCACTACCGGCCATGGCGCCATCAACAGCCGAACCGTCGGCGTTTCAGGAAAGTGA
- a CDS encoding transglutaminase-like domain-containing protein gives MLIRCGYDIRFETDTKTAMMAMLSLHPSRHHDLQTPQRLMASPDIPLYHFEDGFGNVATRLTIPPGGVTLSCDFVIEDSGQPDVRAPDAPQMPVEDLPDAVMPFLLGSRYCETDRLMAVAWANFAHYRTARDRVEAIVDFVHNHIEFGYHHARSDKTAWNAYQERQGVCRDFAHLAVTLCRCMNIPARYCTGYLGDIGIPPVDAPMDFSAWFDVYIDGDWYTHDARHNRPRIGRILMARGRDATDVALTTAFGPANLVRFEVHTDEVSSLD, from the coding sequence ATGCTGATCCGCTGCGGATATGATATCCGGTTCGAAACCGACACGAAGACGGCGATGATGGCGATGCTGAGCCTGCATCCTTCCCGCCATCATGATCTGCAAACGCCGCAGCGGCTGATGGCCAGCCCCGACATCCCGCTCTATCATTTCGAGGATGGTTTCGGGAATGTCGCCACTCGCCTCACCATCCCGCCGGGCGGGGTCACCCTGTCCTGCGATTTCGTGATCGAGGATAGCGGTCAGCCCGACGTGCGCGCGCCCGATGCGCCGCAAATGCCGGTCGAAGACCTGCCCGATGCGGTCATGCCTTTCCTGCTGGGCAGCCGCTATTGCGAGACGGATCGGCTGATGGCGGTCGCCTGGGCCAATTTCGCTCATTATCGCACGGCGCGCGACCGGGTGGAGGCGATCGTCGATTTCGTCCATAACCATATCGAGTTCGGCTATCATCATGCCCGGTCGGACAAGACCGCCTGGAACGCCTATCAGGAACGGCAGGGCGTGTGCCGCGATTTCGCGCATCTGGCCGTGACCCTGTGCCGCTGCATGAACATCCCGGCGCGTTATTGCACCGGCTATCTGGGCGATATCGGGATTCCGCCGGTCGATGCGCCGATGGATTTCAGCGCCTGGTTCGATGTCTATATCGACGGCGACTGGTACACTCATGACGCCCGGCACAATCGGCCCCGGATCGGCCGGATATTGATGGCGCGCGGACGCGACGCCACCGATGTGGCCTTGACCACCGCCTTTGGTCCGGCGAACCTGGTGCGGTTCGAAGTCCATACCGACGAGGTGTCATCGCTTGACTGA
- a CDS encoding M3 family metallopeptidase, whose protein sequence is MTDQAANPLLQPWDGPLGAPPFAQVRDEDFLPAFETAIAWHRDEIAAIADSAAPATFDTVVAALERSGEPLARVRRLFWTLSSAQGTPAIRAIEGQVSAMLSAHGTAISHNAALAARVATVHAARHDAGLTPEQVRLVESSHAGFRRGGAELAPAHKARFAAIDARLSALSVAFGHHVLAATAAWVLDLGSDDLDGLPASLCDVAAGRARAKGQAGRYHITLDRTDYESFLTFSQRRDLRETVWRAFTERCDGGAQDNWPVIAETLALRQERAALLGYADHAHYALEDSMAQDPDAAADLLAQLWEPGKRRAGEEAAELQALIDAEGGGFALAPWDWRFYAEKIRRARYALDGAAVAEHLRLDAVRQAAFDTAARLYGLTFTRRTDITGYHPSVSAWEVRDDAGAPVGLLFTDYLARPEKHGGAWMGSLRVQEAMDGDVRPVVYLVANFAAAPPPDTGATRLSIDEARTLFHEFGHALHGLLSRVTYPSQSGTAVARDFVEFPSKFMENWIVSRDVLSGFGVPDALIDAIRTAESYGQGFATVELISCALVDLALHRASAAGADPRAFVEAELARLGMPPEIGLRHRFPYFTHIFDGGYASAYYSYAWSEALDADAFEAFVATGDIFDPALAARFRQEILAAGDSRDPMDSFRAFLGRAPDPTALMRARHLADA, encoded by the coding sequence TTGACTGACCAAGCCGCCAATCCACTGCTGCAACCCTGGGACGGGCCGCTGGGCGCGCCGCCCTTCGCGCAGGTGCGGGACGAGGATTTTCTGCCTGCGTTCGAAACCGCTATCGCTTGGCATCGCGACGAGATTGCCGCCATCGCCGACAGCGCCGCGCCTGCCACCTTCGACACGGTCGTCGCAGCGCTCGAACGGTCGGGCGAACCGCTGGCGCGGGTACGTCGCCTGTTCTGGACCCTGTCGTCGGCGCAGGGGACGCCCGCGATCCGCGCGATTGAGGGGCAGGTGTCGGCGATGCTGAGCGCCCATGGTACGGCGATCAGCCACAATGCCGCGCTCGCCGCGCGCGTCGCCACGGTCCATGCCGCCCGTCATGACGCTGGCCTGACGCCCGAGCAGGTGCGGCTGGTCGAAAGCAGCCATGCCGGATTCCGGCGGGGCGGGGCGGAACTGGCGCCTGCGCACAAGGCCCGCTTCGCCGCTATCGATGCGCGATTGTCGGCCTTGTCGGTCGCGTTCGGCCATCATGTACTGGCCGCCACCGCCGCCTGGGTGCTGGACCTTGGTTCCGACGACCTAGATGGCCTGCCCGCCAGCCTTTGTGACGTGGCCGCCGGACGCGCGCGCGCCAAGGGGCAGGCGGGGCGCTACCATATCACGCTCGACCGCACCGACTATGAGAGTTTCCTGACCTTTTCGCAGCGGCGCGACCTGCGCGAAACAGTCTGGCGCGCCTTTACCGAACGCTGCGATGGTGGCGCGCAGGATAATTGGCCGGTGATCGCGGAAACGCTGGCGCTGCGGCAGGAGCGTGCCGCGCTGCTGGGCTATGCCGACCATGCCCATTATGCGCTGGAAGACAGTATGGCGCAGGATCCCGATGCTGCCGCCGATCTGCTGGCGCAGCTATGGGAACCGGGCAAGCGCCGCGCTGGGGAGGAAGCCGCCGAGTTGCAGGCGCTGATCGATGCGGAGGGCGGTGGCTTCGCGCTCGCGCCGTGGGACTGGCGCTTCTACGCGGAAAAGATACGCCGCGCCCGTTATGCGCTGGACGGGGCTGCCGTGGCGGAGCATCTGCGGCTAGACGCTGTGCGGCAGGCGGCGTTCGACACCGCTGCGCGCCTCTATGGCCTGACCTTCACGCGCCGAACCGATATCACAGGCTATCATCCGTCCGTATCGGCCTGGGAGGTTCGCGACGATGCCGGTGCGCCGGTCGGCTTGCTCTTCACCGACTATCTGGCGCGACCGGAAAAACATGGCGGTGCCTGGATGGGCAGCCTGCGCGTGCAAGAGGCGATGGACGGCGACGTGCGGCCGGTGGTCTATCTGGTCGCCAATTTCGCCGCCGCGCCGCCGCCGGACACTGGCGCCACCCGCCTGTCGATCGATGAGGCGCGCACGCTCTTCCATGAGTTCGGCCATGCGCTGCACGGCCTGTTGTCACGCGTCACTTACCCCAGCCAGTCCGGCACGGCGGTCGCTCGTGATTTCGTGGAATTTCCCAGCAAGTTCATGGAAAACTGGATCGTCAGCCGGGACGTGCTGTCCGGCTTCGGCGTGCCTGATGCGCTGATCGACGCGATCCGCACCGCCGAATCTTACGGCCAGGGTTTCGCCACGGTCGAGTTGATCAGTTGCGCGCTGGTCGACTTGGCGCTGCACCGCGCATCGGCGGCGGGCGCAGACCCCCGCGCCTTTGTCGAAGCGGAATTGGCGCGGTTGGGGATGCCACCTGAAATCGGTTTGCGCCACCGCTTCCCCTATTTCACCCATATTTTCGACGGCGGCTATGCCAGCGCCTATTATAGCTATGCTTGGTCGGAAGCGCTGGATGCCGATGCGTTCGAAGCGTTCGTGGCGACCGGCGATATCTTCGATCCCGCGCTGGCCGCCCGCTTCCGTCAGGAGATATTGGCTGCGGGCGACAGCCGCGACCCGATGGACTCCTTCCGCGCCTTTCTGGGCCGTGCGCCCGATCCGACTGCGCTCATGCGCGCGCGGCACCTGGCCGACGCGTGA
- a CDS encoding response regulator — MSEADRLRILYVDDDQDIRHIVKLSLALDPAIELRVCADGPQALEAVEADDWRPDLVMLDVMMPRMDGPTLMMALRAVTGFATTPFIFVTARARAADVQNYHAAGAVGVILKPFNPLTLAADVRALAG, encoded by the coding sequence ATGAGCGAGGCCGACCGATTGCGCATCCTTTACGTCGATGACGACCAGGATATCCGCCATATCGTGAAGCTGTCGCTCGCCCTCGATCCCGCTATCGAACTGCGCGTGTGCGCCGATGGGCCGCAAGCGCTGGAGGCGGTAGAAGCCGACGACTGGCGTCCCGATCTCGTCATGCTGGACGTGATGATGCCGCGGATGGACGGCCCAACGCTGATGATGGCGTTGCGTGCCGTTACCGGCTTTGCCACCACGCCCTTCATCTTCGTCACCGCGCGCGCCCGCGCCGCCGATGTGCAAAATTATCATGCCGCAGGGGCCGTGGGCGTGATCCTGAAACCGTTCAATCCGTTGACCCTGGCCGCCGACGTGCGGGCGCTGGCGGGCTGA